The segment TTGTAGATTTGGCCATGGTTGTAGTGATTGGAAAGCTCAAAAGAAGTCAATTCACAATTGCCATCTTTGAAGAACACAATGATTTTGTCTTCTGCATTGAACTTACCAAGCAAGGTACCTCTCCCATCTCGGTTGAGCCTACCGATGTTTTCGTCATACCAAATATCTGTTCCAGAGAGCGTTGATTTCCCTTCTGATTTGAGTACAATTTTTCGTACAGGGTATTTAGTCAAGGTATTTCCTCCGGCAGCACGTCCTTTGATATCAATTTCTGCAAAATCAAAATCAAACACTTTCTTCCGTGCTGTCGATCCTGCTGTGAGGTACACAGTGATGACTTCTGCTTCTCCATTCGGATTGGCTGAGAAGTAATGCACTTTAGATCCTTTGTCACTTTTGGTCAGGTTATAGACCTTGTCTCTGGTGATGGCAGTGACATTGAATCGCTTGATCATGGACTTGCCAGATTTACCATCCAAATAGGCCATGTTATACACCATCCGCTCATCCGTCTTATCAAAGACAGCGGCATGAATGATGTCTTTGCCAACAAATACCTTTTCTTGAATCTTGACAACAGAGAAAGTACCGTTTCTCCTGAACACAATGATATCATCCAAATCTGAGCAATCAGAAATGTACACATCCTTTTTCATCCCATATCCTACGAAACCTTCTTCGTAATTGGCGTAGAGCTTTGCGTTGTTGGCAGCTACCGCAGTTGCAGCAATATTTTCAATGGAAGAAATCTCTGTCTTTCTTTCTTTTCCTTTACCATATTTGGTCAAAAGACCCTGATAATAGGCAACTGCATAATCTACCAAATTGGCTAGGTGATGTTCTACCTCTGCCAATTCTTCTTGAAGCTTTTTCATCAGTTCGTCTGCTTTGAAAGCATCAAACTTCGATATTCTTTTGATTTTGATCTCTGTCAGTCTGACAATATCATCGGTCGTGATCTCTCTGTAGAACTGAGATTTGAAAGGCTCTAATCCTAGATCAATAGTTTCTAAAACTGCTTCCCAAGTTTCGCATTCTTCGATGTCTCGGTATATCCTGTTTTCGATGAATATCTTTTCTAATGAAGAGAAAAGAATTTTCTCCAGCAATTCTCCACGACGGATTTCTAATTCTTGCTTGAGCAACTTCAGCGTTTGCTCCGTATTGAGTCTCAAAATCTCATGGACATCCGTAAAAATCGGCTTGTCCTCTACGATCACACATGCATTGGGAGAGATCGAAACTTGACAATCCGTGAAGGCATACAAAGCATCGATGGTGATGTCAGGTGACACGCCAGGTGCCAGCTCGATCAATATTTCGATATCTTTGGCGGTATTGTCAGTGACTTTTT is part of the Reichenbachiella agarivorans genome and harbors:
- a CDS encoding DNA gyrase/topoisomerase IV subunit A, whose protein sequence is MEENEEPNEEINNSSDEPLHDVLPVSGLYENWFLDYASYVILERAVPAINDGLKPVQRRILHAMKEMDDGRYNKVANIIGSTMQYHPHGDMSIGDAMVNLGQKELLIDMQGNWGDVRTGDRAAASRYIEARPSKLALDILYNPQTTEWQLSYDGRKREPVTLPVKFPLLLAQGVEGIAVGLSTKILPHNFCELIDASIKHLRGKSFKLYPDFQTGGIIDIEEYNAGARGGRVKVRAKIEEYDKKTLVIKDIPYATTTTTVIESIIKANEKGKIKIKKVTDNTAKDIEILIELAPGVSPDITIDALYAFTDCQVSISPNACVIVEDKPIFTDVHEILRLNTEQTLKLLKQELEIRRGELLEKILFSSLEKIFIENRIYRDIEECETWEAVLETIDLGLEPFKSQFYREITTDDIVRLTEIKIKRISKFDAFKADELMKKLQEELAEVEHHLANLVDYAVAYYQGLLTKYGKGKERKTEISSIENIAATAVAANNAKLYANYEEGFVGYGMKKDVYISDCSDLDDIIVFRRNGTFSVVKIQEKVFVGKDIIHAAVFDKTDERMVYNMAYLDGKSGKSMIKRFNVTAITRDKVYNLTKSDKGSKVHYFSANPNGEAEVITVYLTAGSTARKKVFDFDFAEIDIKGRAAGGNTLTKYPVRKIVLKSEGKSTLSGTDIWYDENIGRLNRDGRGTLLGKFNAEDKIIVFFKDGNCELTSFELSNHYNHGQIYKIEKFDQDGVVTAIHQDGDSKIVYIKRFAIESTSTGKPYLLINDSKSSKLLFLTTTDSPKVEISFKKKGEKTKTVKEYVLSEIIDKKGWKAIGNKLPVQNILSIVEVENDDSPDDDPDPSTNQSMIDQLKNEVKQQVEKEEKEARFDVGSTIDLDTKKKDDEKDQLGLFG